Proteins from one Setaria italica strain Yugu1 chromosome V, Setaria_italica_v2.0, whole genome shotgun sequence genomic window:
- the LOC101768157 gene encoding protein NRT1/ PTR FAMILY 5.10: protein MESGGGGELLPRPGPSSIIAKPGDGRGGWRAPLFIVAVGFFERIGFVGVSANLIMYLTGMLAMSTASAAAGVNAWSGTVQVLPLVADWRLGRYRTLLAAGVLYLLSLGMLTASSMLQTVSSPPSASPARLAFFYVALYLLALAQGFYGPCGEAFGADQFASSDGDPTAPAFRSSYFNWFHFSISWGYAFASAGLSYVQDNAGWTVGFGACWAAMVLCLAVFLLGTPAYRSKQHADGGPFAETVRAQVARVFRRKDDATRTQRLIAPKPEDRLVVKLLPIWLTSIVFAVIFSQVSTLFTKQVSTLDRRLGTGTGLAVPPAALQCLSNLTFIVMLPLYDRVIVPLARRLTGHPAGITMLQRIGTSMATSCVAMVVAAFVEARRLRVAGDAGLADLSYVAVPMSLWWMIPQYVLVGLAGVLGQVGLEEFFYDQVLDTLRSVGLALCLSIFGVGSYASGALVSGIDWATRSRGQSWFSDNLNRAHLDYFYWLLAGLAALEVAAFLHFANRYVYRNKGASCGTRSFVLRMCYV, encoded by the exons ATGgaatccggcggcggcggcgagcttctGCCCCGACCTGGGCCGTCGTCCATCATCGCGAAAcccggcgacggccgcggcggctggcgtGCCCCGCTCTTCATCGTCG CGGTGGGGTTCTTCGAGCGTATCGGGTTCGTCGGCGTGTCGGCCAACTTGATCATGTACCTCACCGGCATGCTTGCCATGTCCACGGcgtccgcggccgccggcgtgaACGCGTGGTCCGGGACCGTGCAGGTGCTGCCGCTCGTCGCCGACTGGCGGCTCGGCCGGTATCGAACTCtcctggccgccggcgtgctCTACCTTCTG AGCTTGGGAATGCTGACGGCCTCATCCATGCTGCAAACCGtgagctcgccgccgtcggcgtctCCCGCCCGGCTCGCCTTCTTCTACGTCGCGCTCTACCTGCTGGCGCTGGCGCAAGGCTTCTACGGGCCGTGCGGGGAAGCCTTTGGCGCGGACCAGTTCGCGTCGAGCGACGGCGACCCCACCGCGCCCGCGTTCCGGAGCTCCTACTTCAACTGGTTCCACTTCTCCATATCCTGGGGGTACGCCTTCGCGTCGGCGGGGCTGAGCTACGTCCAGGACAACGCCGGCTGGACCGTCGGGTTCGGCGCGTGCTGGGCCGCCATGGTGCTGTGCCTTGCCGTCTTCTTGCTTGGCACGCCGGCGTACCGTTCCAAGCAACATGCGGACGGCGGCCCGTTCGCCGAGACCGTGCGGGCGCAGGTGGCGAGGGTCTTCCGCCGCAAGGACGACGCCACTAGAACCCAACG GCTTATAGCTCCAAAACCAGAGGACAGGCTCGTCGTTAAGCTGCTCCCGATATGGCTGACGAGCATAGTCTTCGCGGTCATCTTCTCGCAAGTCTCCACTCTGTTCACCAAGCAGGTCAGCACACTGGACCGCCGCCTCGGCACGGGAACGGGCCTGGCCGTACCGCCCGCGGCGCTCCAGTGCCTGAGCAACCTCACCTTCATCGTCATGCTCCCGCTATACGACCGCGTCATCGTGCCCCTCGCGAGGCGCCTGACGGGGCACCCCGCGGGCATCACGATGCTCCAGCGCATCGGCACCAGCATGGCCACGTCCTGCGTCGCCATGGTCGTCGCGGCGTTCGTGGAAGCCAGGCGGCTCCGCGTCGCCGGGGACGCGGGCCTGGCCGACCTCTCATACGTGGCTGTGCCGATGAGCCTGTGGTGGATGATCCCGCAGTACGTCCtcgtcggcctcgccggcgtgctgggtcaggtcgggctcgagGAGTTCTTCTACGACCAGGTGCTCGACACCCTCCGCAGCGTCGGGCTCGCGCTGTGCCTGAGCATCTTTGGCGTGGGGAGCTACGCCAGCGGCGCGCTCGTGTCCGGGATCGATTGGGCGACGAGGAGCAGGGGCCAGAGCTGGTTCTCCGACAACCTCAACCGAGCGCACCTCGACTACTTCTACTGGCTCCTGGCGGGGCTCGCCGCTCTGGAAGTGGCCGCGTTCTTGCATTTCGCGAATCGATACGTGTACAGGAACAAAGGCGCCAGCTGTGGTACACGAAGCTTTGTACTCCGTATGTGTTATGTGTAA